From one Triticum aestivum cultivar Chinese Spring chromosome 4B, IWGSC CS RefSeq v2.1, whole genome shotgun sequence genomic stretch:
- the LOC123093308 gene encoding 50S ribosomal protein L18 encodes MAMALLGATLCRPLLPCPSTSGSLVFRPNCFEFPRPCHTGVVAHRRGAYLRMEATARHGARKENAKVRNRRLQKKYNGTAAKPRLSVFCSNRQLYAMLVDDHGKKILFYASTLQEEICGDPRCSTVEAARRVGEELVKACMELDISEVSCYDRNGFARGEKMMAFEDPVAQHGFLPR; translated from the exons ATGGCGATGGCATTGCTAGGCGCCACCCTCTGCCGGCCACTATTGCCGTGTCCCTCCACCTCCGGCTCCCTGGTGTTCAGGCCTAATTGCTTTGAGTTCCCTCGTCCGTGCCACACAG GCGTGGTGGCACACCGGCGCGGAGCGTACCTGAGGATGGAGGCTACGGCGAGGCACGGCGCACGGAAGGAGAACGCCAAGGTCAGGAACCGCCGGCTGCAGAAAAAG TACAATGGCACGGCGGCCAAGCCCAGGCTGTCGGTCTTCTGCTCCAACAGGCAGCTCTATGCCATGCTCGTCGACGACCATGGCAAGAAGATCCTTTTCTATGCCAGCACCCTGCAGGAGGAAATCTGTGGCGATCCGCGATGCAGCACCGTG GAGGCCGCTCGGAGGGTCGGGGAAGAGCTGGTGAAGGCGTGCATGGAGCTGGACATCTCCGAGGTCTCGTGCTACGACCGCAACGGGTTCGCTCGAGGGGAGAAGATGATGGCGTTCGAGGACCCGGTCGCGCAGCACGGGTTCCTGCCCAGATAG